The following coding sequences are from one Archaeoglobaceae archaeon window:
- the aspS gene encoding aspartate--tRNA(Asn) ligase: protein MRSTEITPEKDGEQVTVAGWVHEVRDLGGLVFIVLRDREGFIQITLPKKAVEREVFNRARKISRESVVRIEGVVKKEEKAPNGFEIIPKNLEVLNESLTPLPLEVTEKVPAELDTRLDNRFMDLRRPKVHAIFRIKSQIVRSIREFLYEEGFIEVQTPKIVSTATEGGTELFPISYFEKEAFLNQSPQLYKQILMSAGFEKVLEIGPIFRAEEHNTTRHLNEATSVDIEMSFTDHEGVMRILERLIAKVYIDVIEKCEKFLKILEVKLEVPEIPFPRITYSSALEIVSKVQEIPWGEDLDLQALKTIGAEIGGFYFITEWPTKIKPFYVMPLEDARISKSFDLMYGYIELASGAQREHRYEKLLEAIKAKGLHPENFEFYLKAFRYGMPPHAGWGLGLERLTMAMLNLNNIREAMLFPRDRTRLSP from the coding sequence ATGCGATCAACAGAGATAACTCCAGAGAAGGATGGAGAGCAGGTAACCGTAGCGGGCTGGGTTCACGAAGTCAGGGATCTTGGAGGCTTGGTTTTTATAGTTCTCAGAGATCGAGAAGGATTTATACAGATCACATTGCCAAAAAAAGCGGTTGAGCGAGAAGTATTTAATAGAGCGAGAAAGATCAGCAGAGAAAGTGTGGTAAGGATTGAAGGAGTCGTCAAGAAAGAAGAAAAGGCTCCAAATGGTTTTGAAATAATTCCAAAAAATCTTGAGGTTCTAAACGAGAGCTTAACTCCTTTACCTCTGGAAGTAACAGAAAAAGTTCCAGCAGAGCTGGATACAAGGCTTGACAATAGATTCATGGACTTGAGAAGACCCAAAGTTCATGCAATCTTCAGAATAAAAAGCCAGATCGTTCGGAGCATAAGAGAATTTCTCTATGAAGAGGGTTTTATAGAAGTTCAAACCCCTAAGATAGTTTCCACAGCAACTGAAGGTGGAACAGAGCTATTTCCTATAAGCTATTTCGAAAAAGAGGCTTTTCTGAATCAGAGCCCGCAGTTATACAAGCAAATTTTGATGTCCGCTGGCTTTGAAAAAGTGCTTGAAATTGGGCCGATCTTCAGGGCTGAGGAACACAACACAACCAGGCATCTAAACGAAGCGACTTCAGTTGATATTGAAATGAGCTTTACCGATCACGAAGGAGTTATGAGGATCCTTGAAAGACTAATAGCTAAGGTCTACATTGATGTTATCGAGAAATGCGAAAAATTCCTTAAAATTCTCGAAGTAAAGCTTGAGGTTCCTGAAATTCCTTTTCCGCGAATCACTTATAGTTCAGCACTCGAAATCGTTAGCAAAGTTCAGGAAATCCCGTGGGGCGAGGATCTTGATTTGCAGGCCTTGAAAACGATTGGAGCGGAGATAGGTGGGTTTTACTTCATAACCGAATGGCCAACCAAAATAAAGCCATTCTACGTTATGCCCCTCGAAGATGCAAGGATTAGCAAGAGCTTCGACCTTATGTATGGCTACATAGAGCTTGCAAGTGGAGCGCAGAGAGAGCATAGGTATGAAAAGCTTTTAGAAGCGATAAAAGCCAAGGGCCTACATCCTGAAAACTTTGAATTCTATTTAAAAGCCTTCCGCTACGGAATGCCACCGCATGCTGGTTGGGGACTTGGACTCGAAAGACTTACAATGGCCATGCTGAACTTAAACAACATTAGGGAAGCGATGCTATTCCCGAGAGATCGAACAAGGCTTTCTCCATAG